One window of the Fusobacterium animalis 7_1 genome contains the following:
- a CDS encoding TrbC/VirB2 family protein, which produces MKKFKLVIFLGLLFNSMSLLASTNANMIWEKNTKDISASVSGPVAMGIGTIAIVVAALGWAITDGGSMTGKAIRIVLALTIAGGAGTLVYGLFGLTGGAVIS; this is translated from the coding sequence ATGAAGAAGTTTAAACTTGTAATATTTTTAGGACTTCTTTTTAATTCTATGAGCTTACTTGCTTCAACCAATGCAAATATGATATGGGAGAAAAATACAAAAGATATTTCTGCTTCTGTATCAGGACCTGTTGCAATGGGAATAGGAACAATAGCTATTGTAGTAGCAGCACTTGGTTGGGCTATTACAGATGGAGGTTCAATGACAGGAAAAGCAATTAGAATAGTTTTAGCACTAACTATTGCAGGTGGAGCAGGAACACTTGTTTATGGATTGTTTGGATTAACAGGAGGAGCTGTAATTTCTTAA
- a CDS encoding tyrosine-type recombinase/integrase, which translates to MKVKFNHRLRERNGIYHVVVYWINPITKEQESKSKSTGLKLKGNKKKAEEIGEAFLKEVKEQYKDAYQDDKVVKIEEQKIKFLDFLEQSITNSKNTIQYPTYKSYKDQQRIIEKFFSQKNLDLEAVTVANILDFYNHLSIVRKNTNNTIIHYHALLRKTFTEAHIRKLIKENIMLEIPRPKKEKYISEVFNLKEINTFLNYIKGHKFELELNLALFYGFRRSELLGLRFSVIDFDNNTILVNTKITSSEEEKLVAKQKMKNDSSYRIMPLLASIKELIIQRMERIKKDKNFFKSSYTKKWEGFICVGEDGELIKPDRVTKTFRRLIKECGLKKIRLHDLRHSCATLLYEQDIQLKDIQMWLGHSDIQTTANIYSHFDYTRKEKTGEIIEKSLKNLK; encoded by the coding sequence ATGAAAGTAAAATTTAACCACAGATTAAGGGAAAGAAATGGGATATATCATGTAGTTGTTTATTGGATAAATCCCATTACAAAAGAACAAGAAAGTAAGTCAAAAAGCACAGGACTCAAGCTAAAAGGCAATAAAAAGAAAGCAGAAGAAATAGGAGAAGCTTTTCTTAAAGAAGTAAAAGAACAATATAAAGATGCATATCAAGATGATAAAGTAGTAAAAATTGAAGAGCAAAAAATTAAATTTCTTGATTTTCTTGAACAATCTATAACTAATAGCAAAAATACAATACAATATCCAACATACAAATCATACAAGGATCAACAAAGAATTATAGAAAAATTTTTTTCTCAAAAAAATCTTGATTTAGAGGCTGTTACTGTAGCAAATATATTAGATTTCTACAATCATCTATCAATTGTGAGAAAAAATACTAATAATACTATAATACATTATCATGCATTATTGAGAAAAACTTTTACTGAAGCACATATAAGAAAACTAATTAAAGAAAATATAATGTTAGAAATCCCAAGACCTAAAAAAGAAAAATATATCTCTGAGGTTTTTAATTTAAAAGAGATTAATACTTTTTTAAATTATATTAAAGGACATAAATTTGAATTAGAACTGAACTTAGCATTATTTTATGGTTTTCGTAGAAGTGAACTACTAGGATTAAGATTTTCAGTAATTGATTTTGATAATAATACTATTTTGGTTAATACTAAAATTACTTCTTCAGAAGAGGAAAAATTAGTTGCTAAACAAAAAATGAAAAATGATAGTAGTTATAGAATTATGCCTTTATTAGCTTCAATAAAAGAATTAATAATTCAAAGAATGGAAAGAATAAAAAAAGATAAAAACTTCTTTAAAAGTTCTTATACAAAGAAATGGGAGGGATTTATATGTGTAGGTGAAGATGGTGAGCTTATTAAACCAGACAGGGTTACAAAAACATTTAGAAGGCTTATAAAGGAATGTGGTCTTAAAAAAATTAGGTTACATGATTTAAGGCATTCTTGTGCAACACTTTTATATGAGCAGGATATACAGTTAAAAGATATACAAATGTGGCTTGGACATAGTGATATACAAACTACTGCAAATATATACTCACATTTTGATTACACTAGAAAAGAAAAAACTGGAGAAATTATTGAAAAATCTTTAAAAAACTTAAAGTAA
- a CDS encoding PDDEXK nuclease domain-containing protein produces the protein MNENLLVHTNDKEYKKFLVELKEKVKNSQLKAAIKVNYELLNLYWELGKKITEKQKEYSWGDSFISNLSNDLKKEFPDMKGFSVQNLKNIRYWYLFYAEYLIGLQPVSQLKKIENKIKSIPWGHNQRIMYKCKSVREAIFYVEKTIENGWSRTILEHQIDSKLYERLGSAISNFDSRLPKVQSELAKQTIKDPYNFDFLTLRDKYDERELEDALVKQITLFLLELGTGFSYIGRQVHLKVGDSDFYIDLLFYHVKLHCYVVVELKTEKFKPDFAGQLNFYVTAVNRDLKSQEDNQTIGILICKDKDNVVAEYSLANISQPIGISKYEISKLLEKEYKSSLPSIEEIEQSIKDIEK, from the coding sequence ATGAATGAGAATTTATTAGTCCATACTAATGATAAAGAATATAAAAAATTTCTTGTAGAACTGAAAGAAAAAGTAAAAAATAGTCAATTAAAAGCAGCTATAAAAGTAAATTATGAATTGCTTAATTTATATTGGGAATTAGGAAAGAAAATCACTGAAAAACAAAAGGAATATTCTTGGGGAGATTCCTTTATTTCAAATTTAAGTAATGATTTAAAAAAAGAATTTCCTGATATGAAAGGTTTTTCAGTACAAAATTTAAAAAATATAAGGTATTGGTATCTTTTTTATGCTGAATATCTAATTGGCTTACAGCCTGTAAGCCAATTAAAAAAGATTGAAAACAAAATAAAAAGTATACCTTGGGGACATAATCAAAGAATTATGTATAAATGTAAAAGTGTAAGAGAAGCAATATTTTATGTTGAGAAAACAATTGAAAATGGATGGAGCCGAACTATTTTGGAGCATCAAATAGATAGTAAATTATATGAGAGATTAGGTAGTGCTATTTCAAATTTTGATAGTAGATTGCCTAAAGTGCAATCAGAACTTGCAAAACAAACAATTAAAGACCCATATAATTTTGATTTCTTAACTTTAAGAGATAAGTATGATGAAAGAGAATTGGAAGATGCATTAGTCAAACAAATTACTTTATTTTTATTGGAGTTAGGAACAGGGTTTTCCTATATAGGTAGACAGGTACATCTAAAAGTTGGAGATAGTGATTTCTATATTGACTTACTTTTTTATCATGTTAAATTACATTGTTATGTTGTAGTAGAACTAAAAACAGAAAAGTTTAAACCTGATTTTGCTGGTCAGTTAAATTTTTATGTAACTGCTGTTAATCGTGATTTAAAATCTCAGGAAGATAATCAAACAATTGGTATACTTATTTGTAAAGATAAAGATAATGTAGTTGCTGAATATTCACTTGCAAATATATCACAACCAATAGGTATAAGTAAATATGAAATTAGTAAATTATTAGAAAAGGAATATAAAAGTAGTTTACCAAGTATTGAAGAAATAGAACAATCTATAAAAGATATAGAAAAGTAA
- a CDS encoding ParA family protein, protein MVIPYLILEVFMGEIIQIKVEKGGIGKTFITSNLAHLLALLEYRIIILSIDSQNNVYSIFNKVNQRIKGSLKKSILSNEIYKIKLRENLDFIPIELYLSPNILKEVPAFLRKLKKNYDYIIIDSLPALKVDNIFLENSDKIIIPAHGDKMTLQGIISIIKEHREKIHSIIFNKYLNTKVNREYYKEIKEICKNSGIYISKPIKNNAFIAELIEKGKTIWESRSKKIIETQEIFKDIIRRF, encoded by the coding sequence ATGGTTATTCCATACTTAATATTGGAGGTATTTATGGGAGAAATTATACAAATTAAAGTTGAAAAAGGTGGTATAGGTAAAACCTTTATTACTTCTAACTTAGCTCATTTACTTGCTCTTTTAGAATATAGGATAATTATTCTTAGTATCGATTCACAGAATAATGTATATAGTATCTTTAATAAGGTAAATCAGAGAATAAAAGGAAGTTTAAAAAAATCTATTTTAAGTAATGAGATTTATAAAATAAAACTAAGAGAAAATTTAGATTTTATCCCTATTGAGCTATATTTAAGTCCAAATATTTTAAAAGAAGTTCCTGCTTTTTTAAGAAAACTTAAAAAGAATTATGATTATATAATAATAGACAGTCTTCCAGCATTAAAAGTAGACAATATCTTTTTAGAAAACTCTGATAAGATTATTATACCAGCACATGGTGATAAAATGACATTGCAAGGCATAATCAGTATAATAAAAGAGCATAGAGAGAAGATACATTCTATAATATTTAATAAATATCTCAACACCAAAGTTAATAGAGAATATTATAAGGAAATTAAAGAAATTTGTAAAAATAGTGGTATTTATATATCAAAACCTATAAAGAACAATGCCTTTATCGCTGAGCTAATAGAAAAAGGTAAAACAATATGGGAAAGTAGATCTAAAAAAATAATAGAAACACAAGAAATCTTCAAAGATATAATTAGAAGATTTTAA
- a CDS encoding DNA adenine methylase encodes MNYIGSKLSLRPFIKEKILEVSRLDKEDKVFGDLFAGTGVIGNEFKKMGYKVISNDIQHYSYILNKHYIENNYPMNTKLLEHLNSLKGQEGFIYNNYCMGSGSERNYFSDFNGKKCDAIRQELEKLYKDKEIDKHQYNYFLASLINSIDKYANTVSIYGAFLKSLKKRAEKNFKLELLPIIEGNKKGKVYNEDVNSLIKKVKGDILYLDPPYNSKQYSTNYHLLETISRYDNPVIKGKTGLRVCNKQKSKFCSKPQVKQVFEELISNANFKYIFLSYNDEGLMKLEDIKRILEKYGEYRYFATNYKRFKSDKDKNRNYKKSSTIEYLHCLIKK; translated from the coding sequence ATGAATTATATAGGTTCAAAACTTTCTTTGAGACCATTTATAAAAGAAAAGATTTTAGAGGTTTCAAGGTTAGATAAGGAAGATAAGGTATTTGGAGATTTATTTGCAGGTACAGGAGTAATAGGAAATGAATTTAAGAAGATGGGTTATAAGGTTATATCTAATGATATACAGCATTATAGTTATATTTTAAATAAGCATTATATAGAGAATAATTATCCAATGAATACAAAATTATTAGAGCATTTAAACTCACTTAAAGGACAAGAAGGCTTCATTTATAATAATTATTGTATGGGTTCAGGAAGTGAAAGAAATTATTTTTCAGATTTTAATGGGAAAAAATGTGATGCTATTAGACAGGAGTTAGAAAAACTTTATAAGGATAAAGAAATAGATAAACATCAGTATAATTATTTCTTAGCAAGTTTGATAAATTCAATAGATAAATATGCTAATACAGTTTCAATTTATGGTGCATTTTTAAAATCTTTAAAAAAGAGAGCAGAAAAAAATTTTAAGCTTGAATTACTTCCTATTATTGAAGGAAATAAGAAAGGAAAAGTATATAATGAGGATGTTAATTCTTTAATAAAAAAAGTAAAAGGAGATATACTATATTTGGATCCTCCATATAATTCAAAGCAATATTCAACAAATTACCACTTATTAGAAACCATATCAAGATATGATAATCCAGTTATTAAAGGAAAAACAGGTTTAAGAGTTTGTAATAAACAAAAAAGTAAATTTTGTTCAAAACCTCAAGTCAAACAGGTATTTGAAGAATTAATATCAAATGCAAATTTTAAATATATATTTTTAAGCTATAATGATGAAGGTTTAATGAAGTTAGAAGATATAAAAAGAATTTTAGAAAAATATGGAGAATATAGGTATTTTGCTACTAATTATAAAAGGTTTAAATCTGATAAAGATAAAAATAGAAACTATAAAAAATCATCAACAATTGAATATTTACATTGCCTTATAAAAAAATAG
- a CDS encoding TrbI/VirB10 family protein: MTEENKEKETPQEDVNKKVIKKPSVKIKKSFVLALIAVVIVVITYAFINASIKVKKANNIQKSQEENEEVVKKTAPNFDFLESDYSKLKKIEEEEKEKTYRELVKTEIEEKKVDDSILGPNIKMEEYYTQLLQEEMQSRLSDIDYSIISKNNNVKTDISTSTEESKNITEDTEYNKYSIKEVKSPYELKAGSFIPGILVSGVDSQIEGKMVGLVRENVYDSISGKYLLIPKGTKIIGEYSSGVAYGQDRILIIWQRLIFPNGKSISLENFPGVDLSAYAGMKGRVNNHNIELLKSVILSSVLGGGAALVNRSKDTRIQSWENAMASGAGERIIDIGDSLSERILNIKPTITIKPGSRFNIIVNADLILEPYKE; encoded by the coding sequence ATGACAGAAGAAAATAAAGAAAAAGAAACTCCACAAGAAGATGTAAATAAAAAAGTTATCAAAAAACCTTCTGTAAAAATAAAGAAAAGTTTTGTCTTAGCCCTTATAGCAGTAGTAATTGTTGTAATAACCTATGCTTTTATTAATGCTTCAATTAAAGTGAAGAAAGCTAATAATATTCAAAAATCTCAAGAAGAGAATGAAGAAGTAGTTAAAAAGACAGCTCCTAATTTTGATTTTCTTGAAAGTGATTATTCAAAATTAAAGAAAATTGAAGAAGAGGAAAAAGAAAAGACATATAGAGAGCTTGTGAAAACTGAAATAGAAGAAAAGAAAGTAGATGATAGTATTTTAGGTCCAAATATAAAGATGGAAGAATACTATACTCAGCTACTACAAGAAGAAATGCAGTCAAGACTTTCTGATATAGATTACTCTATTATCAGTAAAAATAATAATGTAAAGACTGATATATCTACTTCAACAGAAGAAAGTAAAAATATTACAGAAGATACCGAATATAATAAATATTCAATAAAAGAAGTGAAATCACCTTATGAATTAAAAGCAGGAAGTTTTATACCAGGTATTTTAGTAAGTGGGGTAGATTCACAAATTGAAGGAAAAATGGTAGGACTTGTTAGAGAAAATGTATATGATTCTATATCAGGGAAATATCTACTAATTCCCAAAGGAACAAAAATAATAGGAGAATATAGCAGTGGAGTTGCTTATGGTCAGGATAGAATTTTAATAATATGGCAAAGACTTATTTTTCCTAATGGAAAATCAATATCACTTGAAAACTTTCCAGGAGTGGATTTAAGTGCTTATGCTGGAATGAAGGGTAGAGTTAATAATCATAATATAGAACTTTTAAAATCAGTTATATTATCTTCTGTTTTGGGAGGAGGAGCAGCCTTAGTCAATAGGAGTAAAGATACAAGAATACAAAGTTGGGAAAATGCTATGGCTTCTGGTGCAGGAGAGAGAATAATTGATATAGGAGATTCTTTGTCAGAAAGGATTTTAAATATAAAACCTACAATCACAATTAAACCAGGTTCAAGATTTAACATAATTGTAAATGCTGATTTAATATTAGAGCCATATAAGGAATAG
- a CDS encoding helix-turn-helix domain-containing protein — translation MRENEKMNKIQIQYEKKLGAFLKKIRTKRKLSLRDVGAEADMNFPYLSHLETHNRDKAKLPSVEILNKLFAVYKLDLKERVEFLEIYFNLIMPEIYLKNLTTDKIKDIIKILEA, via the coding sequence ATGAGGGAAAACGAAAAGATGAATAAGATACAAATTCAATATGAAAAGAAATTAGGAGCTTTTTTAAAAAAAATTAGAACTAAGAGAAAACTGTCTTTAAGAGATGTAGGAGCAGAAGCGGATATGAATTTTCCTTATCTTTCACATTTAGAAACACATAATAGAGATAAGGCAAAACTACCAAGTGTAGAGATATTAAATAAACTGTTTGCTGTATATAAGTTAGATTTAAAAGAAAGAGTAGAATTCTTAGAAATTTACTTTAATTTAATTATGCCAGAAATATATTTAAAGAACTTAACTACTGATAAAATCAAAGATATAATTAAGATTTTAGAGGCTTAA
- a CDS encoding VirB8/TrbF family protein translates to MVNVRNNKKFTNYEKAVEAFENQLLNISKALHTWKILAFICLGIAFLALSGNIYLSTRSTLVPYVIEVDEAGNAKAINPAYQKNYEPKEEFLIYSLKEFVRNFRWISLDPVVQNSLYSKAMNLLTEPMQEKLKEISLEENLSNLIQEKYTRDVQINSAIKVAGTKNTYQIKWREILYSSSGDILLNKTLVGIFTISIEQPKTLQELDRNPLGVYIVDFHITTEGS, encoded by the coding sequence GTGGTAAATGTGAGAAATAATAAGAAATTTACAAATTATGAAAAGGCAGTAGAAGCATTTGAAAACCAGCTTTTAAATATTTCAAAAGCACTTCATACTTGGAAGATATTAGCATTTATTTGTTTGGGAATAGCTTTTTTAGCACTATCTGGAAATATATATTTGTCAACAAGAAGTACACTAGTTCCTTATGTTATTGAGGTAGATGAAGCTGGTAATGCTAAGGCTATTAATCCAGCATATCAAAAGAACTATGAGCCAAAGGAAGAGTTTCTAATCTATTCATTAAAAGAATTTGTTAGAAATTTTAGATGGATTTCACTTGATCCTGTTGTGCAGAATTCTCTTTATTCAAAGGCAATGAATTTATTAACTGAGCCTATGCAAGAGAAATTAAAAGAAATTTCCTTAGAAGAAAATTTATCAAACCTTATACAAGAAAAGTATACAAGAGATGTTCAAATAAATAGTGCAATAAAAGTTGCTGGAACAAAAAATACTTATCAAATTAAGTGGAGAGAAATTTTATATTCTTCTAGTGGAGATATTCTTTTAAATAAGACATTAGTAGGGATATTTACTATTTCTATTGAACAACCTAAGACATTGCAAGAATTAGATAGAAATCCATTAGGAGTGTATATAGTTGATTTTCATATAACAACTGAAGGGAGTTAA
- a CDS encoding 5-oxoprolinase subunit PxpA translates to MKFFVDLNSDIGESYGAYKLGMDEEIMKCVTSVNCACGWHAGDPLIMDKTIKIAKENNVAVGAHPGYPDLLGFGRRKMIVTPAEARAYMLYQLGALNAFAKANGTKLQHIKLHGAFYNMAAVEKDLANAVLDGIEQFDKDIIVMTLSGSYMAKEGKRRELKVAEEVFADRGYNSDGTLVNRSLPGAFVKDPDEAIARVIKMVKTKKVTAVNGEEIDIAADSICVHGDNPKAIEFVDRIRKSLITDGIEVKSLYEFIK, encoded by the coding sequence ATGAAATTTTTTGTGGATCTAAATTCTGACATTGGTGAAAGTTATGGAGCTTACAAACTAGGAATGGATGAAGAAATTATGAAATGTGTTACTAGTGTAAACTGTGCTTGTGGTTGGCATGCTGGTGATCCTTTGATTATGGACAAAACAATTAAAATTGCAAAAGAAAATAATGTTGCTGTTGGTGCTCACCCTGGATACCCAGACTTGTTAGGTTTTGGTAGACGGAAAATGATAGTAACTCCTGCTGAAGCTAGAGCATATATGTTGTATCAATTAGGTGCTTTAAATGCTTTTGCAAAAGCTAATGGAACTAAACTTCAACATATAAAATTACATGGTGCTTTTTATAATATGGCAGCTGTTGAAAAGGATTTAGCTAATGCAGTTTTAGATGGAATAGAACAATTTGATAAAGATATAATAGTTATGACTTTGAGTGGAAGTTATATGGCAAAAGAAGGAAAAAGAAGAGAACTAAAAGTAGCAGAAGAAGTTTTTGCAGACAGAGGATATAATTCTGATGGAACTCTTGTCAATAGAAGTTTACCTGGTGCTTTTGTAAAAGACCCAGATGAAGCTATTGCCAGAGTCATAAAAATGGTAAAGACTAAAAAAGTTACTGCTGTAAATGGAGAAGAAATTGATATAGCTGCCGATTCTATCTGTGTACATGGAGATAATCCAAAAGCTATTGAATTTGTAGATAGAATAAGAAAATCATTAATTACAGATGGAATAGAAGTAAAATCATTATATGAATTTATAAAATAA
- a CDS encoding TrbG/VirB9 family P-type conjugative transfer protein yields the protein MKKKCILAIIGIFLMSFNTFSDSTIQDNKEVLTEITPGPAKIVSGYKGAKEGVQTIFTYSEDSMYTIYTRVNYITSILLQPGESVGFVGGGDTARWRRATARTGSSDGEREVIYIKPTSIGLKTNLIINTDKRTYQINLISDKNLYNPLIKWQYPDDEMVKQIKIQNDLKVKEENEEKIDMDNLNYDYTLSTNKYRFSPSQVFDDGKKTVIILKENLQELPVLYILDDSKEGYVVNYRIKGEGKQLIVDRLFDKAELVLDRKKVIIKKKK from the coding sequence ATGAAGAAAAAATGCATATTGGCTATTATTGGAATATTTTTAATGAGTTTTAATACTTTTTCAGATAGTACTATTCAAGATAATAAAGAGGTCCTTACAGAAATAACTCCTGGTCCTGCAAAAATAGTTAGTGGATATAAAGGAGCAAAAGAAGGAGTTCAAACTATATTTACATATAGTGAGGATTCTATGTATACAATTTACACAAGAGTAAATTATATAACAAGTATTTTATTACAGCCAGGAGAAAGTGTTGGTTTTGTTGGTGGAGGAGATACTGCTAGATGGAGAAGAGCAACAGCTAGAACAGGTTCAAGTGATGGAGAAAGAGAAGTAATCTATATAAAGCCTACTTCTATTGGGTTAAAAACAAATTTAATTATAAACACTGATAAAAGAACCTATCAAATAAATTTAATATCAGATAAAAATTTGTATAACCCTCTTATAAAATGGCAATACCCAGATGATGAGATGGTAAAACAGATAAAGATTCAAAATGATTTAAAGGTAAAGGAAGAAAATGAAGAGAAGATAGATATGGATAATCTAAATTATGATTATACATTAAGTACAAATAAATATAGATTTTCTCCCTCACAAGTATTTGATGATGGTAAAAAAACTGTAATCATCTTGAAGGAAAATTTACAAGAATTACCTGTTCTATATATTTTAGATGATAGCAAAGAGGGTTATGTTGTAAATTACAGAATAAAAGGAGAAGGTAAACAACTTATTGTAGATAGACTTTTTGATAAAGCAGAGCTTGTACTGGATAGAAAAAAAGTAATAATAAAAAAGAAAAAATAA
- a CDS encoding helix-turn-helix domain-containing protein, whose product MLEKYPDILKVPEISQILRIGIQKVYKLLKSGEIKNKKIGNLYFISKEDLIKYIRGNKTKNSSSLSIKEKRDESKI is encoded by the coding sequence ATGTTAGAAAAATATCCTGATATTTTAAAAGTACCTGAAATATCACAAATTTTAAGAATTGGTATACAAAAAGTATATAAGTTATTAAAAAGTGGTGAAATAAAAAATAAAAAAATTGGTAATCTCTATTTTATTTCTAAAGAAGATTTGATAAAATATATTAGAGGAAATAAGACCAAAAATTCATCTTCTTTATCTATAAAGGAGAAAAGAGATGAAAGTAAAATTTAA
- a CDS encoding prohibitin family protein: MFKINERNLIGIVFTGFIVIFVIGLVLSNCYSVNTGEVAIISTFGKITRIDTEGLNFKIPFVQSKDYMETREKTYIFGKTDEQDTTLVVSTKDMQSILIDLTVQANITDPEKLYRAFHNKHEYRFVRPRVKEVVQATIARYTIEEFVSKRAEISRIINEDIADDLAEYGMNVSNVSIVNHDFSDEYEKAIEMKKVAEQAVERAKAEQEKLKVEAENRVKLAEYALKEKELQAKANEIESNSLSPQLLKKMAIEKWNGILPKVQSPNNSNLISIDN, encoded by the coding sequence ATGTTTAAAATTAATGAAAGAAATTTAATAGGTATTGTTTTTACTGGATTTATAGTTATTTTTGTAATAGGTCTTGTACTTAGTAATTGTTATTCAGTTAATACAGGAGAAGTTGCTATTATATCAACTTTTGGAAAAATCACTAGAATAGATACAGAAGGTTTAAATTTTAAAATACCTTTTGTCCAATCAAAAGACTATATGGAAACAAGAGAAAAAACATATATCTTTGGAAAAACTGATGAACAAGATACAACCTTAGTTGTTTCTACAAAAGATATGCAATCAATATTAATTGACTTAACTGTCCAAGCGAATATTACAGACCCTGAAAAGCTATATAGAGCATTTCATAACAAACACGAATATCGTTTTGTAAGACCTCGTGTAAAAGAAGTTGTACAGGCTACTATCGCAAGGTATACCATAGAAGAATTTGTTTCTAAAAGAGCTGAAATTAGTAGAATCATAAATGAAGATATAGCAGATGATCTTGCTGAGTATGGAATGAATGTATCTAATGTTTCTATTGTAAATCATGACTTTTCTGATGAATATGAGAAAGCTATTGAGATGAAAAAAGTTGCTGAACAAGCTGTGGAAAGAGCAAAAGCAGAACAAGAAAAATTAAAAGTAGAAGCTGAAAATAGAGTAAAACTTGCTGAATATGCTTTAAAAGAAAAAGAATTACAAGCAAAAGCTAATGAAATAGAAAGTAATTCATTAAGTCCACAGTTACTTAAAAAGATGGCAATAGAAAAATGGAATGGAATCTTACCAAAAGTTCAAAGTCCTAATAACAGTAATTTAATTAGTATAGACAATTAA